The sequence CCATCTCTCGCTCAAGTACTGAAGTTGAGTATAGAAGTGTAGCAAATGTGACAGCTGAACTCACATGGTTGCATTACTTATTCTCTGAACTTCACATTCAAATACCTCAGCCTCCTACGATTTGGTGTGACAACCTAAGTACCATAATGCTCACTCAGAATCCGGTTCTACATGCTAGAACTAAGCACATAGAATTGGACCTATACTTTGTGAGAGAAAAGGTCATAAACAAGATGGTGCAAATCAAACATGTGGCAGCCTTTGATCAAATTGTAGATGGGTTAACTAAAGCCATTTCCAGCCAAAGATTCTCTATGTTTCGTGACAAACTCAGAATTAGAGGCCATCCAATTCAGAGTTTGAGGGGAGGTGTTAAGACTAATCAAACAGTTAGTTGTTAAGTCTGTTACTGTTTGAGTTAGTTAGCAGttagtttgtttgtttgttatcTGTTATGGCTTTCAGTTGGTTGTTATGATTTCTGTTTTGCTATTCTGCAATCTCTCTTGTATATAAGGCTGTACATTGTTTAGATTCAATGAGATAATTCTTTCCTTTCTCTGTTCCTTTCTCtgctctttcttcttccttcaactCCCTTTCTTCTGCAACTTTGTTCTTCATGTTCCATGGGTGCcctttaacatttctccaaTTTAAATGGCCTTATAGTCCCATATAAGGATCAAACACCTCAAAAAGATGACGAGCACTCCCAATAATTTCTCACTCGATCTATCATTAAAATACATCACTAAAATtctaatttctttattttacaaCATACTTTTACATTACACTATACATcaacttttataaaatacatcACTAAATCTtactttattaaaattttatttatttcaaatatataatattaaaaaaaaaatattctagatATACACATTGTTCAGAATCATGGGGTTATAAGggtttataaaacacttaagaaatatataaatcacagatctaaacatacTCCTAAAGTGCTTcaatatagaaaaccctaaatcataaataacctttgctaaattaaagaagaagaagatgataaaatatAAGCGGAAGCAttaacctgaagccattgttggagattgcagagaaggttttgatcttccaagaatacactattttctaaaatattttctctgatggggtaGAAGAGAATACTgaaaccctagtgtttcttggggaccactacctatttatagactcatcttagaatgagttttgggtatttataatttggcccctcaacaaattataaattaacttatggtatctacacattatttctatgacaatttaatacccttttgatacccataacataattggtcacttaattttgtatcacactttataatagcatatacattatacatatgtgcccacacaTGATTTTAGCTAAAAAAGGCTTTGAGGATACTATGAGTATATGTTCTTTGAAGGGTTTGATGAGTATTTATAAAGTTTAcaaaaattatacttaattttctttttcctttaatGAAAGTTTACATGAATTATGAGGTTctatcttaaaattaattagtatgaGAATAGTAGCCCATACATCTTATGTATAATatttactatttaattttaatacattatCAATGTGGACTGTGCATTCCAACCTATAAAACTATAAGAGTGCTGACTAGGTGAGGTGAACACCTAATAGATATAACAAAATGTGGGCAAACCCATTAATGTCCAACTTTACTATACTGTAAAACTTGAAATGTAAATGCaaatattaattgaattaattaaaacgTGTTTCATTCCATCTTGGCCAGTTGGCCTTGTCACAAACCAAACTAGAATGacgaaaattaaaatacaaatacAAATACATACACACAAACACACTTTACGTACTCACCTCACTTTCTTATTAATTttctttcctttcctttttgtttttgcttaaataattaatgtaAATGTTCTTAGAATTTATGTacaaatatctaagtttaattttcagTATCAAATAAAtgcttaaatttaatttttagtaataataatactaaaattatatttatgtaaatttgTAAGTATATGCTTAagttttcttattggtatatttaatatGAAAGGCTtaccaaattaattaaatatgtgaattaatatgaaAGACCTACCAAATTAATTGGTTGATCTATCTATACATATATGAAGTAGCTACACAAATTAACTCAACCTACAAAATTTTCCAGTCCTACTTAATTTTCTTATATGAATTCAGACCTGTACAAGGCAGCCTCTAATGGCGAAATCGGCCCCTTCAAGCAAAATCACGATGAACTTAATCTTGTCCAATTAGTCACCCAAGGAAAGAATACAGTTTTGCATCTCAATATCATTTCTGAAAAAACCACTGACGAAAGCTTCACAAGAGAAATGCTGGAGATGTGTCCAGCATTGTTGATGCAAACTGATGCAAGAGACGAGACTCCCTTACTTGTGGCAGCAAGGTGTGGTCGTGTCTCTATGGTTAAGTTTCTTATTGAAAAATGTGGAGACGAACAAATGGCGAAATTAGAGATGATGAGGATGAAGAATATAGAAAAGGACACTGCGTTGCATGAGGCTGTGAGGTTCGGACATCATGAGGTTGTAAGTATATTGACCAGAGAAGACCCTGATTTCTCGTATTCAGCTAATGAAATGGGTGAGACTCCGCTTTACTTAGCCGTCGAAAGAAGCTACTGGTGCCCGGAATTGGTTGATGAAATACTGAACAATTGCTCGTTGTTGGACACTGGTGGTCCTAATGGAAAAACTGTACTGCATGCTGCAATTCAAACCGGCTTCACAGGTACTTAATATTATCCACTATgctaaaaatacattattttgaGCAATGCGCATAGTGcccaatatataatatacaaacaATAGTTCTACCAATTTTAatagtaaatattaaattaaaatatggaaGATTCAATTAAGTCTCTTAATCTAAAATTCTTTACTAATTTAATTTGAACTTAAAGAAcaattactcttttttttttttttttttttttttttttttaagaaaaaacagCAATTCAAGTAGTAAACTTGAGGTCACATTAGTAATACTAGTAAAGCTTGTTTGTGGTATGCCGtaaatattgtattgtattagtattaatattagtattaattaatagaatattatgtttaatataaataaatttgtattAAAATGTGGTATAATTAAGTTATActatattttcaataaacttGACTAGGTCAAGTCTTGTGTTCGGTTCACATTtaggttcgggtctgagtttTGAGTCCTTGTTCGAGTTTAGGTTCGGATCCGAGTGCCGTATTTGGGTTCAGATCcagggtctgggtttgagtccagGTCACAGGTCCAGTCTGGGTTTGGTGTCTGAGTCCTGAGTCAGGGGTTCCCGAGTCTAGGGCCtaaggtctgggttcgagtctgggtttggTTCTCGGGTCCGAATCCGGGTCGGAGATTCGGATTAATCCCGAattctttgtaaatattataatacaagttaATATAGATCATTTATTATGTATACAATTTacattgtttttaaaaaattttgtcgtagtaattaatataatacattattttatttaaacataatattatttattttttaatacaatataaaCCTTATAAACTAACAAACAAATCCTAAcatcattattataaattagttatatgtatattaataaaaaaaagactttccattatttttatctttttataataaacttttttttttccattaaaAGTGTTTGAATATTAGGAACtgtgaaaaatattttaatgtaaaagaTATATTTTCAAGGGTACGTTTGGGATGATAAGTTAGTGGAAAACATTAAAAATGAGTTTATAGAATTAAAAGATAACAGAATCTTAAGTAAGCACGATATATGTTGATTGTTATATATAATTGTACATTAATATGTTGAGCATATGGGGTACAATCTTATTTTACTCAGGTTTGGTGAAAAAGGTTTTAGCAAAAGTAGAACATAATTTGATGAAGCAAGGCGATGAGGAGGGATGTACTCCTCTGCACCATGCGGCAATTAGGGgttatgaaattgtaaagatgTTGCTTGAAAAAGATGAAGGTAGTGCCTATATCAAAAATCAACATGGTATGACACCTCTCCACATCGCAACTGCCCATAACTGTTGGGCTGTGATGAGAGAAATCATAAGTAGATGTCCAGATAGCTGCCAAGTTGTTGATAATAAGGGTAGAAATGCTCTACATTATGCTGTCACAACTCAACAAGTTTATACAGTTAGTGAATTCTTGGGACATGAGTCACTTGGCAATGACTACTGCTTTTTGAATGGAAAAGACATTGAGGGAAATACTCCCTTGCTTCATATGGCTGCTACTTTATCTTGGGATGTCCAAATTTTAGATGCTTTGTTGTCTCACCCAAGAGTGGATAAGATGGCATCCAACAAACAAAAcatgaatattttagatatggTGAATCGTTTGGataaaaaacaacataagaaGGTACGTACTTAATATGAAtcgttatttttcaaaaaaaataaaaataaaatatgaatcgTTAAAAATTCATcttaattattgagattgttgaattctTAAAATTTTTTGTCCAATTCCATTCAAGTTTACTAATTTGGTTAATGTCCATGTACTAAATCAAGCTCCTCATAATTTAATATCTACTCAATCATGTCTTTGGACTTTGATATTTGTCTAATCATGCCTAGTAAACTTTTATCCATGTAAGATTTTACTAAAATTGTACAAAAGTCTTAAAATATAATAAGCTCAATATTAGTTCAGGGAAGATTTTTCACGACATTAAAAATTGGATATGATATGATATATGTCAATGTTCGGgagaaaaaatcctaattagcatAATATGAACTTTGTGATTTTCTTTTCTTGCTATGTTATAAAAATTCTacaatgtttttcttttctttcttataTGACAGATCCAACAAAAACTGCTTGAAGTCCTCcttaaacaaaaaatattaaagaataTTTACCAAAGATCATTGCTAGTAAATTCTCACTACGAACAAAGATTAACAGACCGCGAAAAATTAAAGGAAGAGGAGAGAAATGAGTGgaatgaaagaaaaaagttcATCACTACAAAATACAAAGAGTCAGCTCTAGTTGCGGCAACATTAATTGCAACAGTAACATTTACAGCCGGTTTCACTTTACCCGGAGGTTATTTAAGTAATGAGCttaaaaatcaacaacaacaagTTATTGGCACTGCTGTTCTCATCAATAACAAAGCCTTTCAAGCTTTCATGATAACAGACACAATAGCCATGGTGCTCTCTACTACCTCTGTCTTTATGAACCTCTTCCTCACTATAGTGTCTTCTGACCAACATAGTGAAGACTTAGTGTCGTACTATATTGTGTCTATGGTTTTAGCAATGGTGGCTATGGGATTAATGGTGATAGCATTTGTTACAGGTACTTATGCAGTATTGTCACCTTCCCTTGCTCTTGCTATTGCCACTGGTCTTATTGGATTGTCTTTCTTTGGTCTTATATTGTACACAGTAACAAGGAGCAAAAGGGTAGTAGAATTATTTTGGGATCTTCTACACAAAGTTTGTGATCTACTGGAAAACGTTTGCTATCTTCTAGTTATACTTTCCAATAAAGTGTGCAGAGTCTTACACTATTATCTCTCCATTTATCCATATTGGAAGTTAAGATCGACTATAAGAAAGTGCATAGAAAATGGCATTGATGAGGATCTGGACCCGAAACCCAAACTTTGGTCAGAggattaaataatttaagtgtattttaaacgaaaattataattactcttaataatatatttgtgtgattttttttactattttagtatATAATTATTGTTGACATTTTTTATTAACAAATCTTACAAGATTGTAAATGATTAAGATGAATATTGTTAATCACAATAAATTGATTTTATCAAAAAGAAATTTAATCAAGGTGAACATAAGGTTTTTATagtgaattaaatatatattttcttttcttttttctaaaatagggcgacttaaatatttaaatgccaatatttacttaattttatgcttcaaaaattaactatttataTCATTAAAATTAAAGATTAGATACTTAAGTGCAACACATAAACACTTAAgtacaaataaatttattaaggaTTTATGCTGTCAACTTccctaaaaatataatattagttAGTTCAACATTCATCTAAGGAATAAAAAAACACCAAGTCCATGGACAAAATTGTTTTCTCATAAATAATGAGTAAGCTAATCCAGCTGGGACACAAAATTTTGTATGAAACTATCCCAAAACAGTTGACCAAAGTAGACATTTTAGAAAAGATACAATATGAGAAGAAAGTGAATAATAATGTGTGTGTATAGTTTAGACTTTTGACATATATAACTAAAAACGTAAATATCAATAAGAAAGACATGGGGGAGCGTCTACTTCGAGAGTAGCCATTTTTTCAATTTGGGTATGCTTACTTTATATAGATAGTTAATTAGCTGTTtgtttttttatgtaattattttcatatttaaagaaaaaagtGGAATTACATTTCTCATTTCTCAACAAGTTTTGTATAGTAGAGAAACAGATGACAAAGTCAACGTACACATTTTCTTTCAGTCCTACTTTTATTTTCTTCTCTCCACCACAGATATTAAGTTTAAGGATATGGATTTGTACAACATATATATGGTAGAGAAACATGTTAAGATTACATATGAAGTAGACAACCTACAAAATTTTCCAATCTTACCCAATTTTCTTATATGAATTCAGACCTGTACAAGGCAGCCTCTAATGGCCAAATCGGCCCCTTCAAGGAAAAGCGCAACAAACTTAATCTTACCCAATTAGTTACCCGAGGAAAGAACACAGTTTTGCATCTGAATATCATTTCTGAGAAAACCACTGACAAAATCTTCGCAAGAGAGATCCTGGAGATGTGTCCAGCATTGTTGATGCAAGGTGATGCAAGAGAGGAGACTCCCTGGCAGCAAGGTATGGTCGTGTGTTTATGGTCAAGTTTCTTATCGAACAATGTGAAAACAACCAAGTGATGAAATTACAGATGTTGAGGATGAAGAATATAGAAAAGGACACTGCGTTGCATGAGGCTGTGAGGTTCGGACATGATGAGGTTGTAAGAATATTGACCGGAGAAGACCCTGGTTTCCGGTATTCGGCTAATGAAGCGGGTGAGACTCCGCTTTACTTAGCCATACAAAGAAGCTACTGGTGCTTGAAATTGGTTGATGAACTATTGAAGAATTGGTCGACACTGGACACTGGTGTTCCTAATGGAGGAACTCTACTGCATGCTGCAGTTAAAACAGGCAACCAAGGTACTATATTTTGAGCAATGCTAATATATATTAGGCATTAATACTTCCCAATAATTACAATAGACTATAGTATCTAACTACTTTTGACATTGACAgtagttattaaattaaaatatgtaagaTTCAATTGATTCTTGACCACAAAATCTTTACGGATTTGAACTTATAGACTAAACTAATTAAGATGCAAACTAGAACTCAATAAATAACTAGGTTGCGTTTGTTTGGAATGAATGAAAACATAGgaataagaataagaataggaataggaataggaataggaatggaatggaataaaatttaaaatgtataaaaaaaattgataaaaaaattattaaattttactcatcatgcattggaatggtctttcctttcatttcaaaatggaatagtcattctaccaaaatggtggaaagaccattctattggaatgacattccaacACTTTAATattcaaccaaacaaaggaatagaaTGAAGATTGTTTCCTTTTCtttccattctatttcattatCTCTAACCAAACGCCACATAGGTTGTGTTTTGTTGGAAGTAATGAaaagggtaaatattattttggaccttgtgttttgcaaaaattacacATTAGaccttttgttttgttaaatgacaaaatagaccctactGAACTCCCATTTTGTTTTGCTCTGTACCTCTCCGTcaaaaaatcacagttaagtacCACGGTAGACtatccacgtgtacacacttgtacacgtggcaaatttttagtggtccacgtaatattaacttttaaaaataatttaaaaattaaaaaaaatcaatttataaaattaaaaaaatcaactttacaATTAAAGCTGCTATTTATAGTAGTAGCAACTATGAACAGAGAAGGAAAGAGCCAAAATAGAATATAACAACTTGCATAACTAACTAACACTTAACAGAAAAACTACCACTAACTACCTAACTAATTTCTATTATTCAAACAGTATACTCAACAGTTATATATAATTGTACATTAATATTTTGAGTATATGGGGTACAATCTTATTTTACTCAGATTTGGTGAGAAAGCTTTTACCAAAAGTAGAACATCTGATGAACCAAGGCGATGAGGAGGGATGTACTCCTCTGCACCATGCTGCAACTATTCAATATTCTACTGGTAAAACTATTACAGAGATGTTGGTTGAAAATGATGAAAGTAGTGCCTACATCAAAAATAAACATGGTATGACACCTCTCCACATGGCAATTGCCAATGACAATTGGAATGTAATGAATGTAATTATGTGGAGATGTCCAGATAGCTGTCAGGTTGTTGATAACAAGGGCAGAAATGCTCTACATTATGCTGTCACAACTCAAGATGTTGATACAGTAAAAGTATTCTTGGAACATTCTTCACTTGTTGGCAATGATCACTGGTTTTTGAATGGAAAAGATATAGAGGGAGATACTCCCTTGCTTCATATGGCTGCTACTTCATCATGGCATGTCGAAATTTTTGATGCTTTGTTGTCTAACCCAAGAGTTGATAAGATGGCATCCAACAAACAAAACATCAATATTATAGATATGGTCAATCGTTTGGACAAAAAAGAAGATATAAAGGTACGCAAGTACGTACAATATcaactttgttttttttctctcttgctATTAGTTAGTTATAACAATTTCTacaatgtttttcttttcttttttatatgacAGATCCAAGAGAAATTGCATCAAGTCCTCGTTAAACACAAAATATTAGAGAAAGATGTTATTTACCCAGAATCAATGCCAGTAAATCCTTACTATGAAAAAAGATTAACAGACCGCGAAGAAATAATGAAAGAGGAGAGAAATGAGTGGAATGAAAGGAAAAAGTTCATCACTACAAAATACAAAGAGTCAGCTCTAGTTGCAGCCACATTAATTGCAACAGTAACATTTACAGCCGGTTTCACTTTGCCTGGAGGTTATTTTAGTAATGAGCttaaaaatcaacaacaacaacaactacttGGCACTGCTGTTCTCACCAATAACAAAGCCTTTCAGGCTTTCATGATAACAGACACAATAGCCATGGTACTCTCTACTACGTCCGTCTTTATGAACCTCTTCCTCACTATATTGTCTTCTGAAAAACATACTAGTGAAGACTTACTGTCGTGCTATATTGGGACTATGGTTTTGGCAATGGTGGCTATGGGATTAATGGTGATA is a genomic window of Cannabis sativa cultivar Pink pepper isolate KNU-18-1 chromosome 9, ASM2916894v1, whole genome shotgun sequence containing:
- the LOC115723470 gene encoding protein ACCELERATED CELL DEATH 6; amino-acid sequence: MVKFLIEQCENNQVMKLQMLRMKNIEKDTALHEAVRFGHDEVVRILTGEDPGFRYSANEAGETPLYLAIQRSYWCLKLVDELLKNWSTLDTGVPNGGTLLHAAVKTGNQDLVRKLLPKVEHLMNQGDEEGCTPLHHAATIQYSTGKTITEMLVENDESSAYIKNKHGMTPLHMAIANDNWNVMNVIMWRCPDSCQVVDNKGRNALHYAVTTQDVDTVKVFLEHSSLVGNDHWFLNGKDIEGDTPLLHMAATSSWHVEIFDALLSNPRVDKMASNKQNINIIDMVNRLDKKEDIKIQEKLHQVLVKHKILEKDVIYPESMPVNPYYEKRLTDREEIMKEERNEWNERKKFITTKYKESALVAATLIATVTFTAGFTLPGGYFSNELKNQQQQQLLGTAVLTNNKAFQAFMITDTIAMVLSTTSVFMNLFLTILSSEKHTSEDLLSCYIGTMVLAMVAMGLMVIAFVTGTYAVLSPSPALAIATGVIGLSFFGLIYYTVNRSKSKSKCPVQLFCDYEACYILKFVFFLPVIRFRKKPPVPKLPISSLYLQ
- the LOC133031066 gene encoding protein ACCELERATED CELL DEATH 6-like, yielding MNSDLYKAASNGEIGPFKQNHDELNLVQLVTQGKNTVLHLNIISEKTTDESFTREMLEMCPALLMQTDARDETPLLVAARCGRVSMVKFLIEKCGDEQMAKLEMMRMKNIEKDTALHEAVRFGHHEVVSILTREDPDFSYSANEMGETPLYLAVERSYWCPELVDEILNNCSLLDTGGPNGKTVLHAAIQTGFTGLVKKVLAKVEHNLMKQGDEEGCTPLHHAAIRGYEIVKMLLEKDEGSAYIKNQHGMTPLHIATAHNCWAVMREIISRCPDSCQVVDNKGRNALHYAVTTQQVYTVSEFLGHESLGNDYCFLNGKDIEGNTPLLHMAATLSWDVQILDALLSHPRVDKMASNKQNMNILDMVNRLDKKQHKKIQQKLLEVLLKQKILKNIYQRSLLVNSHYEQRLTDREKLKEEERNEWNERKKFITTKYKESALVAATLIATVTFTAGFTLPGGYLSNELKNQQQQVIGTAVLINNKAFQAFMITDTIAMVLSTTSVFMNLFLTIVSSDQHSEDLVSYYIVSMVLAMVAMGLMVIAFVTGTYAVLSPSLALAIATGLIGLSFFGLILYTVTRSKRVVELFWDLLHKVCDLLENVCYLLVILSNKVCRVLHYYLSIYPYWKLRSTIRKCIENGIDEDLDPKPKLWSED